In the genome of Populus trichocarpa isolate Nisqually-1 chromosome 6, P.trichocarpa_v4.1, whole genome shotgun sequence, one region contains:
- the LOC7471550 gene encoding two-on-two hemoglobin-3 isoform X2 — protein sequence MQSLQEKASEWSGVDSADAFAIDNTNLFQKLGLQTFINLSTNFYNRVYDDEEEWFRSIFVNSKKEEAIQNQYEFFVQRMGGPPLYSQRKGHPALIGRHRPFPVTHQAAERWLHHMQKAVDSTSDIDDDSKIKMMNFFRHTAFFLVAGDELKNQNGRVPCKHGASK from the exons ATGCAGTCATTGCAAGAGAAAGCCTCCGAGTGGAGTGGAGTTGACTCTGCTGACGCTTTTGCTATTGACAACACTAACTTGTTTCAAAAGCTTGGCCTTCAAACTTTCATCAACCTCTCCACAAATTTTTATAACAG ggtttatgacGATGAAGAAGAGTGGTTTAGATCCATATTTGTGAATTCTAAGAAAGAAGAAGCCATTCAGAATCAGTATGAGTTTTTTGTGCAGAGAATGGGAGGGCCTCCTTTGTATTCTCAAAGGAAAG GTCATCCTGCTCTAATTGGACGCCATCGACCGTTTCCTGTCACACACCAAGCTGCAGAGAGGTGGTTACATCACATGCAGAAGGCAGTGGACAGCACCTCAGATATCGACGAcgactcaaaaatcaaaatgatgaaCTTTTTCAG GCACACCGCATTCTTTCTCGTGGCTGGAGATGAATTGAAGAATCAAAATGGGCGTGTTCCTTGTAAGCATGGCGCCAGCAAATGA
- the LOC7471550 gene encoding two-on-two hemoglobin-3 isoform X1: MQSLQEKASEWSGVDSADAFAIDNTNLFQKLGLQTFINLSTNFYNRVYDDEEEWFRSIFVNSKKEEAIQNQYEFFVQRMGGPPLYSQRKGHPALIGRHRPFPVTHQAAERWLHHMQKAVDSTSDIDDDSKIKMMNFFRHEFHQITSLPILIKPISNSIIVLVIFFASW, from the exons ATGCAGTCATTGCAAGAGAAAGCCTCCGAGTGGAGTGGAGTTGACTCTGCTGACGCTTTTGCTATTGACAACACTAACTTGTTTCAAAAGCTTGGCCTTCAAACTTTCATCAACCTCTCCACAAATTTTTATAACAG ggtttatgacGATGAAGAAGAGTGGTTTAGATCCATATTTGTGAATTCTAAGAAAGAAGAAGCCATTCAGAATCAGTATGAGTTTTTTGTGCAGAGAATGGGAGGGCCTCCTTTGTATTCTCAAAGGAAAG GTCATCCTGCTCTAATTGGACGCCATCGACCGTTTCCTGTCACACACCAAGCTGCAGAGAGGTGGTTACATCACATGCAGAAGGCAGTGGACAGCACCTCAGATATCGACGAcgactcaaaaatcaaaatgatgaaCTTTTTCAGGCATGAATTCCACCAAATTACTTCTTTGCCAATTCTAATTAAACCCATCTCAAATAGCATTATAGTTCTcgtcattttttttgcttcatggTGA
- the LOC7495727 gene encoding serine/threonine-protein kinase AFC3 isoform X1, translating into MVAAVVDIERMEKQQRVRKRPRFAWDVGPAQPEERAPVVARNEGMAARYVSPPRREDDREGHYMFNLGENLTPRYKILSKMGEGTFGRVLECWDRQTREYVAIKVVRSIHKYRDAAMIEVDILQRVAKNEKASSRCVQIRNWFDYRNHICIVFEKLGPSLFDFLKRNKYSPFPVDLVREFGRQLLESVAYMHDLRLIHTDLKPENILLVSSEYIKLPGSKRSSSDEMHFRCLPKSSSIKLIDFGSTAFDNQNHSSIVSTRHYRAPEVILGLGWSYPCDLWSIGCILVELCSGEALFQTHENLEHLAMMERVLGPLPEHMILRANRGAEKYFRRGSRLNWPEGAVSRESIRAVKKLDRLKLMISQHVDSSRSSLIDLLHGLLKYDPSERLTAWQALNHPFFKCPT; encoded by the exons ATGGTTGCAGCAGTTGTCGATATCGAAAGGATGGAGAAGCAGCAGCGTGTCAGAAAACGGCCAAGATTCGCGTGGGACGTAGGCCCCGCACAACcagag GAACGGGCTCCAGTGGTGGCTCGAAATGAGGGGATGGCGGCTAGGTATGTGTCCCCGCCGAGAAGGGAGGATGATCGTGAAGGACATTATATGTTTAATCTCGGCGAGAATTTGACTCCAAGAT ATAAAATATTGAGCAAAATGGGTGAAG GCACTTTTGGGCGAGTTTTGGAATGTTGGGATCGCCAAACACGAGAGTATGTGGCAATCAAGGTAGTACGTAGCATTCACAAGTATCGCGATGCAGCAATGATTGAGGTCGATATACTTCAGCGTGTTGCCAAGAATGAAAAAGCCAGCTCACG ATGTGTTCAGATTCGGAACTGGTTTGATTACCGCAATCACATTTGTATT GTATTTGAGAAGCTTGGACCaagtttgtttgattttctAAAGAGAAATAAATACAGCCCATTCCCTGTGGATCTTGTTCGGGAATTTGGACGTCAGCTTTTGGAATCTGTAGCAT ATATGCATGATTTACGCTTAATTCACACTGACCTGAAGCCAGAAAATATACTTCTTGTGTCATCTGAATATATAAAGCTTCCAGGCTCCAAG AGGAGTTCTTCAGATGAAATGCACTTCAGGTGCTTGCCAAAGTCAAGTTCCATTAAGCTGATTGATTTTGGTAGTACTGCATTTGATAATCAGAACCATAGCTCCATTGTTTCAACGAGACATTACAGAGCCCCTGAGGTCATTCTAG GTCTAGGTTGGTCTTATCCatgtgacttgtggagcattggTTGTATACTAGTTGAGTTATGCTCG GGCGAAGCTCTATTCCAGACACACGAGAACTTGGAACATTTAGCTATGATGGAGAGGGTATTGGGACCTCTGCCAGAGCACATGATTCTTAGGGCTAA TCGTGGAGCTGAGAAATATTTTCGGAGAGGATCCAGGTTGAATTGGCCTGAAGGAGCAGTTTCTAGGGAAAGTATCAGAGCTGTGAAGAAGCTTGATCGACTAAAg CTTATGATATCTCAACACGTAGACAGCTCAAGATCTTCACTCATTGACCTGCTGCATGGCTTGTTAAAATATGATCCATCCGAACGTCTAACAGCTTGGCAAGCTCTTAATCATCCGTTCTTCAAGTGTCCAACTTAA
- the LOC7495727 gene encoding serine/threonine-protein kinase AFC3 isoform X2 has translation MVAAVVDIERMEKQQRVRKRPRFAWDVGPAQPEERAPVVARNEGMAARYVSPPRREDDREGHYMFNLGENLTPRYKILSKMGEGTFGRVLECWDRQTREYVAIKVVRSIHKYRDAAMIEVDILQRVAKNEKASSRCVQIRNWFDYRNHICIVFEKLGPSLFDFLKRNKYSPFPVDLVREFGRQLLESVACLGWSYPCDLWSIGCILVELCSGEALFQTHENLEHLAMMERVLGPLPEHMILRANRGAEKYFRRGSRLNWPEGAVSRESIRAVKKLDRLKLMISQHVDSSRSSLIDLLHGLLKYDPSERLTAWQALNHPFFKCPT, from the exons ATGGTTGCAGCAGTTGTCGATATCGAAAGGATGGAGAAGCAGCAGCGTGTCAGAAAACGGCCAAGATTCGCGTGGGACGTAGGCCCCGCACAACcagag GAACGGGCTCCAGTGGTGGCTCGAAATGAGGGGATGGCGGCTAGGTATGTGTCCCCGCCGAGAAGGGAGGATGATCGTGAAGGACATTATATGTTTAATCTCGGCGAGAATTTGACTCCAAGAT ATAAAATATTGAGCAAAATGGGTGAAG GCACTTTTGGGCGAGTTTTGGAATGTTGGGATCGCCAAACACGAGAGTATGTGGCAATCAAGGTAGTACGTAGCATTCACAAGTATCGCGATGCAGCAATGATTGAGGTCGATATACTTCAGCGTGTTGCCAAGAATGAAAAAGCCAGCTCACG ATGTGTTCAGATTCGGAACTGGTTTGATTACCGCAATCACATTTGTATT GTATTTGAGAAGCTTGGACCaagtttgtttgattttctAAAGAGAAATAAATACAGCCCATTCCCTGTGGATCTTGTTCGGGAATTTGGACGTCAGCTTTTGGAATCTGTAGCAT GTCTAGGTTGGTCTTATCCatgtgacttgtggagcattggTTGTATACTAGTTGAGTTATGCTCG GGCGAAGCTCTATTCCAGACACACGAGAACTTGGAACATTTAGCTATGATGGAGAGGGTATTGGGACCTCTGCCAGAGCACATGATTCTTAGGGCTAA TCGTGGAGCTGAGAAATATTTTCGGAGAGGATCCAGGTTGAATTGGCCTGAAGGAGCAGTTTCTAGGGAAAGTATCAGAGCTGTGAAGAAGCTTGATCGACTAAAg CTTATGATATCTCAACACGTAGACAGCTCAAGATCTTCACTCATTGACCTGCTGCATGGCTTGTTAAAATATGATCCATCCGAACGTCTAACAGCTTGGCAAGCTCTTAATCATCCGTTCTTCAAGTGTCCAACTTAA
- the LOC7471551 gene encoding putative pentatricopeptide repeat-containing protein At3g15130 has product MNRGLFSVLNERQKFANFLRFCSKSLLLDQGMQVHGALVKMGFGFDLMLSNDLIVMYGKCGRLGVACDVFDRMLKRNVVSWTALMCGHIQNGNPLESLLLFSKMGLSGVKPNDFTFSTNLKACGLLNGLDIGRQIHDICVKTGFDMVNVVGNSIIDMYSKCGRINEAACMFEVMPVRNLISWNAMIAGYTVAGFCEKALVLFQKMQEVGGFLDEFTFTSTLKACSDLGAIKEGNQIHAFLITGGFLYSVNTAVAGALIDLYVKCGKLFMARRVFSHIEEKHVISWTALILGYAQEGNLAESMELFRQLRESSIQVDGFILSSMMGVFADFALVQQGKQMHAFAIKVPSGVDISVCNSILDMYLKCGMINEAERLFSEMPARNVISWTVMITGYGKHGLGKEAIRLFDEMQLDSTEPDDVTYLAVLLGCSHSGLVEKGQEYFSRLCSYHGIKARVEHYACMVDLLGRAGRLKEAKNLVDSMPLEANVGIWQTLLSACRVHGDLELGKEVGGILLRLDSENPVNYVMMSNIYADAGYWKECERIRELVKSKKLKKEAGRSWVEIDKEVHFFYGGDDTHPLTEKIHEILKEMERRMKEELGYVYGVKYALHDVEEESKMDNLRVHSEKLAIGLALVCGGLEEGRKVIRVFKNLRVCGDCHEFIKGLSKILRVVFVVRDANRFHRFEDGLCSCRDYW; this is encoded by the coding sequence ATGAATAGGGGGTTGTTTTCAGTGTTAAATGAGAGGCAGAAATTTGCAAACTTTTTGCGGTTTTGTTCAAAAAGTTTGTTACTTGATCAAGGAATGCAAGTACATGGAGCTTTAGTGAAAATGGGGTTTGGTTTTGACTTGATGTTAAGCAATGATCTAATAGTTATGTATGGAAAATGCGGTAGACTAGGTGTTGCTTGTGATGTGTTTGATAGAATGCTCAAAAGAAATGTGGTTTCTTGGACGGCCCTTATGTGCGGGCACATACAAAATGGGAACCCGCTAGAGTCATTATTACTATTCTCCAAAATGGGCTTATCGGGTGTGAAACCGAATGATTTCACCTTTTCAACGAATCTTAAAGCCTGTGGTTTGTTGAATGGCCTAGATATTGGGAGACAAATTCATGATATTTGTGTGAAAACTGGATTTGATATGGTGAATGTGGTAGGGAATTCTATCATTGACATGTACTCAAAATGTGGAAGAATCAATGAAGCTGCCTGTATGTTTGAAGTTATGCCTGTAAGGAACCTTATAAGTTGGAATGCTATGATAGCAGGATATACAGTTGCAGGATTCTGTGAGAAAGCTCTagttttgtttcaaaaaatgCAAGAAGTTGGGGGATTCCTCGATGAATTCACGTTTACAAGCACGTTGAAAGCTTGCAGTGATCTTGGTGCAATCAAAGAAGGAAACCAAATTCATGCTTTCTTGATTACTGGTGGTTTCTTGTATTCTGTTAATACTGCTGTTGCTGGTGCTCTCATTGATTTATATGTGAAATGTGGGAAGTTGTTCATGGCGAGAAGAGTGTTTAGTCATATTGAAGAGAAACATGTAATATCATGGACGGCACTTATTCTTGGTTACGCTCAAGAAGGAAACTTAGCAGAGTCCATGGAGTTGTTTAGGCAGCTTAGAGAGAGCAGCATTCAAGTTGATGGGTTTATTCTGTCAAGTATGATGGGCGTGTTCGCTGATTTTGCACTTGTTCAGCAAGGCAagcaaatgcatgcatttgcaATTAAAGTCCCCTCTGGTGTAGACATCTCAGTATGCAACTCAATTTTGGATATGTATCTGAAGTGTGGAATGATAAATGAGGCAGAGAGACTTTTCAGTGAAATGCCTGCTAGAAATGTGATTTCTTGGACAGTTATGATCACTGGCTATGGAAAGCATGGTCTCGGCAAAGAGGCAATTCGTCTCTTTGATGAAATGCAATTAGATAGTACTGAGCCTGATGATGTGACTTACTTGGCAGTGCTCTTAGGCTGTAGCCATTCAGGACTAGTAGAGAAAGGTCAAGAATACTTCTCAAGGTTATGCAGCTACCATGGGATCAAAGCTAGAGTAGAGCATTATGCATGCATGGTTGATCTCCTTGGCCGAGCTGGGCGCTTAAAAGAAGCTAAGAACCTCGTCGACAGCATGCCTCTAGAGGCAAATGTAGGGATATGGCAGACATTGCTGAGTGCTTGCAGAGTACATGGAGACTTGGAATTGGGGAAAGAAGTAGGTGGCATTCTTTTGAGGTTAGACAGTGAAAATCCTGTTAATTATGTGATGATGTCCAACATTTATGCTGATGCAGGCTATTGGAAAGAATGTGAGAGAATAAGAGAATTGGTGAAGTCAAAGAAGTTAAAGAAAGAGGCAGGACGTAGTTGGGTAGAGATTGACAAGGAGGTACACTTTTTCTATGGCGGAGATGATACGCATCCCCTCACagagaaaatacatgaaatcttgaaagaaatggaGAGGAGGATGAAAGAAGAGTTAGGTTATGTTTACGGGGTTAAATATGCATTACACGATGTGGAAGAAGAGTCAAAGATGGATAACTTGAGAGTTCACAGTGAGAAGTTGGCAATAGGGTTGGCATTGGTTTGTGGGGGTTTAGAAGAGGGGAGAAAGGTGATTCGTGTATTCAAAAACTTGAGAGTTTGTGGGGATTGTCATGAGTTCATAAAGGGTTTATCGAAGATCTTGAGAGTAGTATTTGTGGTGAGAGATGCAAATAGATTTCACAGGTTTGAGGATGGCTTGTGTTCTTGCAGAGATTACTGGTGA
- the LOC7495728 gene encoding uncharacterized protein LOC7495728, whose amino-acid sequence MASTAGESRRRKNVDRGSDRLALITCQIHALPPGYPSQPLNSQDPPLHLSNKITGTVPLLSLLLMLVYRSFESLQELKGCNLAYSADGKDDHEPTTIAAGHGGSTVKPSSREFDTDAEASIASSAETSSKVESSLAKPSRSTSGTEQNLKQQRWISSSVTPNQITSAIAASEKSRLRCSVVVALSAVLSHLGFPLLGSNLISSIINFRPLYLVLLTNVTLVLFNNQRAFKGAVEAENKIPSTGGTDWTEQASEALKVAW is encoded by the exons ATGGCATCCACTGCTGGAGAATCAAGAAGGAGAAAGAACGTTGATAGAGGATCTGACCGACTAGCTCTCATCACCTGTCAGATCCATGCCCTCCCACCCGGTTATCCATCTCAACCGTTGAATTCCCAGGACCCACCTCTTCATCTCTCCAATAAAATCACCGGTACGGTACCCCtactctctctccttctcatgTTAGTTTATAGGAGTTTTGAGAGCCTACAAGAACTGaaaggct GCAATCTAGCATATTCTGCTGATGGAAAAGATGATCATGAGCCGACCACCATTGCTGCTGGACATGGTGGGAGCACTGTTAAACCATCTTCACGCGAATTTGACACAGATGCGGAAGCATCAATAGCTTCTTCTGCGGAAACAAGCAGTAAAGTAGAATCATCTTTGGCCAAACCATCTAGGTCTACTTCAGGAACAGAGCAAAACTTAAAACAACAACGATGGATAAGTAGTTCTGTGACTCCAAATCAAATAACCTCTGCCATTGCAGCATCAGAGAAATCCCGTCTTCGTTGTTCTGTAGTTGTGGCCCTTTCGGCTGTCTTATCGCATCTAGGATTTCCTCTGCTGGGCAGCAACTTGATAAGTAGCATTATTAATTTCAGGCCTCTTTATCTAGTTCTGCTAACCAATGTAACGCTTGTTCTCTTCAATAATCAAAGAGCTTTTAAAGGGGCTGTAGAAGCAGAGAACAAGATCCCTTCAACTGGTGGAACTGATTGGACTGAACAAGCAAGTGAAGCTTTGAAGGTAGCTTGGTGA
- the LOC7495729 gene encoding uncharacterized protein LOC7495729 encodes MESPFKSMAMSSDQDTRILACTHDRLSGLPDQVIYHIFSFLGANDTARLGLVSKRFKKLCSSSPYLNFVADFDSGSDHSCLRTRYTDFCSYVDKVLRSREKTGEGLIRLLVHWFCKQRRFDIGGSVVNSWVTVATKCGVEELDMLVHVDSLKGYSLPDCVYKCESLRALKLNLQMGRFSFQILGFDWLKDLWLDSVTIGDKYFGQRISDRCKCLKRLTLENVDGISDLTMTSSSLEELEISDCRFPNSFFDGKFNISCSSLKVLTISRCQFKALWHVNLNCQSLENLTVQDSEFGRFFVCKIDCESLETLEVCGSNFLEACQLLVDCPSLIHAMISSCRFANVCFLNIKSSSLGGLTLSECKFSSPEIGSQYSKPKKEIKVGAGPCRRIIMKAENLETLNVSSSDAYSYEFPLSISAPKLKDLWWTGDPVDFSYLNQGMVSLLNARIHIKPTCRHRSEESDRRCKHSKSLIYCAAKFLQCLSEARFLSINTWPIEIFFMQNDSPIVFKKLQNLVLLTDGSFADQIPTIASFLRGLPNLRRLIIRCEQISHELSDPNLINLLGLNSRSFNLTGVGQDLKNVKIEAVQGQAQSCVQNAGKRR; translated from the exons ATGGAAAGTCCATTTAAGTCGATGGCAATGAGCTCTGATCAAGACACTCGTATCCTTGCTTGTACGCATGATAGATTGAGTGGTCTTCCAGACCAAGTTATTTATCATATATTCTCCTTCCTTGGAGCTAATGATACTGCACGTCTTGGTTTAGTATCGAAAAGGTTTAAAAAACTGTGCTCCTCTAGCCCTTACTTGAATTTCGTTGCGGATTTTGATTCTGGTTCTGATCATAGCTGTTTAAGAACAAGGTATACTGATTTCTGCTCTTATGTCGATAAAGTTCTGCGATCGCGCGAAAAGACTGGAGAAGGGTTAATACGTTTGCTTGTTCATTGGTTTTGCAAGCAAAGAAGGTTTGATATTGGAGGGAGTGTTGTTAATTCATGGGTTACTGTTGCTACAAAGTGTGGTGTTGAGGAACTCGACATGCTAGTCCATGTAGATTCATTAAAAGGCTATTCTTTGCCGGATTGTGTTTATAAATGTGAATCTTTGAGGgctttgaaattgaatttgcaGATGGGAAGGTTCAGTTTTCAAATACTAGGGTTTGACTGGCTCAAGGACTTATGGCTAGATTCAGTAACAATAGGGGATAAATATTTTGGACAAAGAATTTCGGATCGGTGTAAATGTCTTAAAAGGTTAACTCTTGAGAATGTTGATGGTATCAGTGATCTCACTATGACAAGCTCATCTCTTGAAGAGCTGGAAATAAGTGATTGCAGATTTCCAAATAGTTTCTTTGATGGGAAATTTAACATATCTTGTTCATCTCTCAAGGTCTTGACAATATCCAGGTGCCAATTTAAAGCCTTGTGGCATGTTAACCTTAATTGTCAATCTCTGGAAAATCTGACAGTCCAGGACTCTGAGTTTGGcagattttttgtttgtaagATAGATTGTGAGTCTCTTGAAACTCTTGAAGTCTGTGGGTCTAATTTCCTTGAAGCATGCCAACTCCTGGTTGATTGTCCATCTCTTATCCATGCCATGATTAGCAGCTGCAGGTTTGCAAATGTTTGCTTTCTGAACATCAAAAGCTCTTCCCTTGGAGGTTTAACTCTATCCGAGTGCAAATTTAGCTCCCCGGAAATTGGGTCCCAATACTCCAAGCCAAAAAAAGAGATCAAAGTAGGTGCCGGTCCCTGCAGACGCATTATTATGAAGGCTGAAAACCTTGAGACATTGAATGTAAGCTCATCAGACGCTTATTCATATGAATTTCCTTTGTCGATTTCTGCTCCCAAACTCAAGGATTTATGGTGGACTGGAGATCCCGTAGATTTTAGTTATCTGAACCAGGGCATGGTGTCGCTATTGAACGCTAGAATTCATATTAAGCCTACTTGTCGGCATAGAAGTGAGGAATCTGATCGTCGGTGCAAGCATTCAAAGAGTTTAATTTATTGTGCTGCCAAGTTCCTTCAGTGTTTAAGTGAAGCCAGATTCTTGAGTATAAACACGTGGCCTATTGAG ATTTTCTTTATGCAGAATGATTCTCCGATAGTTTTCAAGAAGCTACAGAACTTGGTTCTACTAACCGATGGTTCATTTGCAGACCAAATCCCAACCATAGCCTCCTTCCTCAGGGGATTGCCTAATCTTAGGAGACTAATAATAAGATGTGAACAGATATCCCATGAACTTTCTGATCCAAAT CTGATTAATTTGCTGGGCTTGAATTCAAGGAGCTTTAATCTGACAGGCGTCGGCCAGGATTTGAAAAACGTGAAGATAGAAGCTGTGCAGGGTCAGGCTCAGTCGTGTGTGCAGAATGCTGGGAAGAGAAGATAA
- the LOC7471552 gene encoding DDT domain-containing protein DDR4 isoform X2, protein MSKTLNASDAWVSELCKKLAMWWPRVAEGELPLKAAKGDEMSRYKELDPANRLLILKALCELRAKQNDIASYVNDSLKDGTEISYFRKDKIGVDGTATSYWYDGSSVIGHRLYKQVNKTGANSRMRGKASKNQPATCFQWEILATNLEEFQKVVNELSSSKVTAQVAAGKTIETDVLPIIQKFQKKKDRALKQKERQEKLLNSFRPCTAGVTRSCRSRRPISYTFDDYDRAIDEAIKITKKRKTIEEQSNNGKHVKQEKNTSNGGSNMGTNSEESHGEIGDSGMSADSKDNIEKGSSSESENESDKLHEADDDDDDDYDSKRDHDNGSGSNKSDKENENFGDKNIARKFGSRWSSRLAGVASHPALEAGNLCKKSRLRQRPTRNSALDSNNVLDSDDETLSKHTNREISGHEDSPPVSNSDVVCCDS, encoded by the exons ATGAGTAAAACATTGAATGCATCTGATGCGTGGGTGAGCGAGCTTTGTAAGAAACTAGCCATGTGGTGGCCACGG GTTGCTGAAGGCGAGTTACCACTGAAGGCAGCCAAAGG AGATGAGATGTCTAGATACAAGGAACTAGATCCAGCTAATAGATTGCTGATTTTGAAAGCACTCTGTGAACTCAGAGCTAAA CAAAATGACATTGCATCTTATGTTAACGATTCTTTGAAAGATGGAACTGAAATTTCTTATTTCCGGAAAGATAAGATTGGGGTAGATGGAACTGCAACTTCTTACTG GTATGATGGAAGTTCTGTCATTGGCCATAGATTGTACAAGCAAGTAAACAAGACTGGGGCAAATAGTAGAATGAGGGGTAAAGCATCAAAAAATCAGCCAGCTACCTGTTTCCAATGGGAAATACTTGCAACCAATCTTGAGGAATTTCAGAAAGTTGTG AATGAACTCTCTTCTAGCAAAGTTACTGCACAAGTTGCAGCTGGCAAGACCATTGAAACTGATGTCCTGCCTATTATACAGAAATTTCAGAAG AAGAAAGATAGGGCcctcaaacaaaaagaaaggcaAGAAAAGCTCCTGAACAGTTTTAGACCCTGCACTGCTGGGGTTACTCGTTCCTGCCGCAGTCGCAGACCTATCAGTTATACATTTG ATGACTATGATCGTGCTATTGATGAggctataaaaataacaaa gaaaaggaaaacaattgaAGAGCAGAGCAACAATGGCAAACATGTTAAGCAGGAAAAAAATACTTCTAATGGGGGTTCAAATATGGGCACAAATTCAGAAGAAAGTCATGGTGAAATAGGTGATTCAGGCATGAGTGCAGACTCCAAAGATAATATCGAGAAGGGAAGCTCCTCAGAGAGTGAAAATGAAAGTGACAAGCTTCATGAAgcggatgatgatgatgatgatgattatgataGCAAAAGGGATCATGATAATGGGAGTGGATCCAACAAATctgacaaagaaaatgaaaattttggtgACAAGAACATTGCTCGGAAGTTTGGTTCTCGTTGGAGTTCAAGACTGGCTGGAGTTGCAAGCCATCCTGCCCTGGAAGCTGGAAACTTGTGTAAAAAGAGTAGGTTGAGACAAAGACCCACTCGTAACTCTGCCCTTGACTCTAATAATGTGCTTGATTCAGATGATGAAACTTtgtcaaaacatacaaacagAGAGATATCTGGACATGAAGACTCGCCTCCAGTTTCTAATTCAGATGTGGTCTGTTGTGACAGTTAA